One Coffea eugenioides isolate CCC68of chromosome 2, Ceug_1.0, whole genome shotgun sequence genomic window, CTCTTGGTAATCTTGGTCGTTGAAGGCTGTTATTGGGAAAGAGGGGTTTCAACAACTGTAACTTATGATCATAAGGCATTGGTTATTGATGGAAAGAGGAGGATTTTGCAGTCAGGCTCCATACATTATCCACGAGCTACACCTGATGTGAGTTGGAACTGAAGTTAACTGGTAATTACATGCAATTGTTGTTTTTGGCTGATTTTGAGGCAATGCTACTTTTACTGGAGAACTCCAGATGTGGCCAGGCATTATTAGCAAGGCGAAAGAAGGAGGATTGGATGTGATCGAGAGTTACGTTTTCTGGAATTATCATGAACCTGTTCGAGGGCAGGTATTAAGTAAATCATCTCTCGCTTCAATACTGAATATATTACTCTTCTTTACTTATTTGATGTGATTATAGTTGATAAGAAACATGACTGCTTGGTTTAGCATGTCGAAATGAGTAGAATATGATGAGAGGAGGACATTATCTCAACTGCTTGTATCATTAATCTGTGATAATGCCGAACTCTGGTTGTTATGTTAAGTTCTGTTTTGTGTTTGTGCCTTCTGTTTGACTTCGTGGTTTGATATCTGTTGTTGTAATGAGTATTATCTCGGTCTCACTTCTGATTTTGTCTCGTACATTTGTAGTATTACTTTGAGGGCAGATTTGATCTTGTAAGGTTCGTGAAGACGGTGCACGAAGCTGGCCTTTATGTCCATTTGAGAATTGGCCCCTACGCATGTGCTGAATGGAATTACGGGTTTGATTCTTATGCAATCTCCTTTTGATTCTGCAACAATTTGTCCATTATTTATACTTGCAAATTTTGtttgcaacattttttttttcggcttTTTTAGCCTGTAGGTAGTACTCGAAATAACTCATTACGTTATGATGTTTATGTTCTTAATTGACCAGTGTAATATTTATTCTGGTATGTCGAACTGATCAAGGCAAATTAATCTCTGACATGTTGTTTGAAGCTGTGAAAtgaatttcatttctttgtATGCAGTAAGTTTTCAGTGTGAAGGTGTCCATGCTCTTCTTGACTTCTGTTTTTGACATGGACAGGGGATTCCCTGTTTGGTTGCATTTTATTCCTGGAATTAAATTTCGAACTTCGAATGAACTTTTCAAGGTAATGGGCACATAGACTTTCTAAAGATCTTTCAATTGTTTAACTGCCTAGTTAGTTTCTCAATTTACTTGCGGACAAAACCCAAGAAAAGGATTAGACCAATTTAATTGGGCCAATCTTCAAGATCAAGATGTCTGTACTTTTCTGTAATCCATGCAGAGGGAAATGAAGCGTTTCCTGAAAAAAGTAGTCAACTTAATGAAGGATGAGAATCTATTTGCATCTCAAGGCGGTCCAATCATTCTTGCACAGGTGGTTATCTCTTGCCTTTGTCATAGACTCTAGAAGTGAATTGTGTGCATTGGCTTTTGAAAATATGGTTTCTTTTCTTACTGGTTTGATTGATTGGCTCGAGTCAGTAATCCTTTTATGTAGCCTTTTGGATTGTTGATCGATTGTGTGAATGATTAGTTGGTCGTGAAGACAATATTTACTATATTGTGGACACAGCATGTGCGAAGTTTTCTTGATCCCTTCTCTCTGTAACAAGATCATGTATCCTAGGAATGTGATGATAAAGACATTGTCAGAAGAATATTGGAATTTTAATTAGTTCAAAACTTATCTATATTTTGGTGTCACGACACCAAACATGCAGGCTGGAAAACGAATCAGACTGATCTTTTGAAAGTTCCATAATCTATCTGAGCAACAAGATATCCTGTTGATAGCAACTTAATCACTTTAAAATAAATCTTTTTTTGGGTTCCCGAAGAAAGTTTGGAGCCCtaaagttgaaaaagaaaagtgacCCTTGTGTTGGGGTTGGGAGAAGTGACTTTAGTCTGTGAAAGTTTGCATGGCAATGAACTTAGGCCTTGATCTCCGGTATATCTTGGTGCTTCCTGCTTAATGTTTTACTAGTTCAAAGTTAGTACTTGTTCTTTAATTGGAAACTCAGCTGGAGAGGCATATAGAGACCGAAAGCACCATACCATGTGATCTGTCAGAGTAAAAGTGCAGTATGTTTTCAATCTTAAAATAACCCAACTTCTCTTTCGAAGTGTCCATTTCAGTGACCTGCTTCTAGCCTAATTTTTATGCAAGAAATGACCAACATCATGATTCATCAGTAACACCTGTTTCAGTGCTTGAGAATAAGTTCTATGAATCtaatttcttttttagtttttgtttttactttttattgGCTTTTCTTGGCTTGGCTACTCATTTTTCCTTCAACCTTTTTTACTCTATAACAGGTAGAGAATGAATACGGGAATGTTGAGGATGCCTATGGAGTTGGTGGAAAGTTATATGTCAAATGGGCTGCTGAAACAGCTGTTAGTCTAAATACTACAGTCCCGTGGGTGATGTGTGCTCAGAAAGATGCACCCGATCCAATTGTATGCATACTAGCTTTCAATATTTCTTTACCAAGAATTTTTCCTGCACCATGTAATAATATACTTGTTTACTGCAAGCTAAATAAACCAAAGATCATGCAGATGGGGATGAGTTTTTATTATGCATCAGACATCAAAACTTGGTTACTTGGAAAAAGTTAAAGTTTTTGAGGGTTCAGGCTGGTGCAAATCATATTTATCTTCTTGCTTATCGGGATTGAGGGGAATGTTGGTGCATTCGAGGAATATACTAGATGGGCGGAATTTCATCAAAGCCTACTAGAAAGTGAAGTCATTAAGCATGAAGTCAATTACGCAAGGAAGAAAATATAAGGAAATCATAATGTAGTTGGAAGGGTACGGTCTTAACTTTGTAGTTAATATACTTACAGCTGGTAGGTTTGATCCCATATAACAGTTATAGAATTTGGCAGTTAGTTATTTTAAGGAAAAGAAGATTTGGCAACTAATTAACAGAACTCTTGAGAAGTCCTAAAGGAGTCAGAGAGAGCTCTACATGTAGGCCATGGAGCCCCCTAACATGTCAAGTCCTGCAGTTAGGTCCTAAGGTTTATATGCATAGGAATATTGAAAATTTATTCAGTGTGCCCCCCTCACTGGACTCGCAGTTTCTCTTGTACCATGGTCTTCTAGCATTAGTTGCTCTCCTCTCTCTGCAGAATTTTGAATTCAAGAGTGGTTGGTAAATGATGAGAATAAGAACTTAACAGACCAGAGATGCAAGATTCATTGATTATTGTTTTGCTGTTTCTGAATTAGAATGACGGTGGACATGGAAGAGGATGTTGTAAAAACATACACTGAACTGCTTCTTCATTGGCTTAGGTGATAGAAACTCTGATTAGTCACTCCCCTACTGCCTTAATTTTATGTGCTTAACAACTCTGATAGAAACTCTGAAAGGTACATGCTATCTGCTGATTTAAAGGCCCAATATTGTGGCTAAGCATCATATTTGATATCTTTATTACATGTTGTGCATGAGTTTTGAAGATCCTATAAAACTTTCCTGATGTACTAAACTTTAATAATGCAGATAAACACATGCAATGGCTTTTATTGTGATGGATTCACCCCAAATTCCCCTTCCAAGCCAGCAATGTGGACAGAAAATTACCCTGGATGGTTGGATCACGAGCCCTTCATGCCCTCAATGAATTATTTACTGGCATAGTTGTAGATTATTTTGACTTATTTTCCAGTTCATTACTTAGGTTGGAATTTCTGAGAACCTTGTCTGGCTTGCAGGTTTCTTGCATTTGGTTATCCCATCCCTTATCGACCTGTTGAGGACATTGCTTTTGCAGTAGCACGCTTTTTCGAGAAAGGTGGAACTTTTCAAAACTATTACATGGTAGGTGATATGTATGTAAATTTGTTAGTACAGCTGCAAAATAATCTGGTGCTTTGAACTTCGATTATACAGGACTTCAACTTAATTTCTTTTTCAGTACTTCGGTGGCACCAACTTTGGGCGAACTGCAGGAGGTCCTTTGATTGCAACAAGCTATGATTATGATGCTCCACTGGATGAATATGGTAAACTTTCTTAAATGTTGTTAGTTGCAATTGGTCTTATGAAGGGATGTGAAACAGTATGCACGCAATATTATTAATGGTGACCTTCATTGTTCGCTATCTTGCACAGTATCTTGTTTAAAGTCATTCCTGTAAAAACTAGATGGAGTGCATGACAATGTAACAGATGGAACTTAATGAATTGCCCACATTAGAAGCTACCACCAGAATACTCAGAACAGGAAAACTAACTTGAAATGGAGAAGTTTTGTCATCTCTACTCCCTGTCTTTTTATCCAATGAATTTCTTCTTTGATTCATCTATAGAAATGTAGGGGCGGGGTGTGATCTGTAACCGCCACTCTAACAAAGCCCCTGGCTGATCTGATATAGAAAACTTCTTCGAATTGCTGCCTGGGTATACACATCATCTGATCAATTTTATGCTGTTAAAGTTTATTTCAGATACTGGGTTTATCAGTTAACACGTTGCCTAATCATAAGATCTCAGTTAACTTGGCTGCATCATTGACTCACTGGCATATTATGGTGAATCTTTGTTCTGTCTGCAATGTGATCATACATCCATCTTTTTAGCTTTGACTCAGTTATTTCTAGAAGTTACTCAAAACGCCAAGTCGACTGGGAGCTGCCGGCTCCCATTACATTATCGTTCAGTTTTGGCTagatttttttcacaaaaaaaagaaaagaagaaaaagtgaaGTGTGCTGTCATCTCTCTATTTGCTTTATTCTTCTCTCTCTTACAATTTAGCATCCCGACTCTTCGTATTTGCTATAGTTTTCATGTTCAAGTTGCCTGCCAAGATATGGACAGACattgaatttcttttttctgCTTTATAACAATGTGGTTGAAAGAAGAATTGAATTGATAGAAATCCTCATCCAAGGAGTTTCAGTTACTGGTCAGATTATGAGATGATAAATGATGCAGGTTTTATTAGACAGCCAAAATGGGGACACCTGCGTGACTTGCACATTGCAATTAAGCATTGTGAAGACTATTTGGTTGAAGCAGATCCATCTAGAGTATCACTTGGTATGAACCTTGAGGTATGCAATGCTCCAACTCCCTCATGACCGATTATAGTGAGAAACTGAAATTGCCAAGTTTGGAATAATGTTTTGAAAGGCATAACTGATTATTGAATAGTTATAAACTTTGGTGAGGATATACAATGTTTCCTTTCAAGTATCCTTTACCCAGGATACATTTTGGAAGGTAGAAGAATTTGGTTGCTGAAGATTTTGTATTGCTTTTGGAACTTATAATGGATGTCATGATGAATTAACCTGCTTATGTTTCAGGATATTCTGCcccacaccccccccccccccccccaaaaatgTTCTGAGTGATTAGGTTACCAGCTAACTGATTTTGCCTCATATGTACTTGGTCCTGTAACTTGCTTATGATGTTGAATTACAGAATTTTACACCTGATATAGGAATAAAACGTAAAACCAAAGAAAAATGTTGCTGAATGTGCTCTTTTTAATTCCATCATCTTGACAGGATTAATTTGTTTGATCAGGCACACGTGTACTATAAAACTTCAAACGATTGTGCAGCCTTTCTTGCTAACTATGACAGCAAAGGAGATGCCAACGTCACATTCAAGGGGAATTCATATTTCCTTCCTGCTTGGTCTGTGAGCATTCTTCCAGACTGCAAAAATGTTGTTTTCAACACAGCAAAGGTAACTTGTGATACACTTGCGTTAAGTTACACGCAGGATAGACACAGCGAAAGGCCAAGTTTTAAATCACATGTTGACTTTTTTGGCCTAATATCTAATCCCACATCGGTGGGATTAGTTGTAGGTGCAAGGCTTGAGAGTTATAAATTAACTCTCAAACCTTCCCAATTAAATACACCAAAGAGATACCAAAGAATTATTTgtaattctttcttcttccaaaaTTATTAAGAACGCACCCGAAAATTGATAACGGAGTTCGGCCAATTTGACCTAATTTCCGGACACCGCCTAAACGACCCGCTCTTAATAATTTTGGGAGAAGAAagaataataaataattttttagtaTTTCATTGGTGTATCTAATTGGGAAGGCTTGAGAGTTAATTTATAACTTTCAAGCCTTGCACCTACAACTATTCTCATCGATGTGGGATTAGAAATTATGCCaaaaggtggagatttgttgactTTTTTGGCATAATTTCTAATCTCACATCGGTGGGATTAGTTGTAGGTGCAAGGCTAGGATTAGTTGTAGGTGTAAGGCAAATTAACTTTCAAACCTTCCCAATTAGATACACTAAAGAGACACCAAAGAATTATTTGTAATTCTTTCTTCTCCTAAAATTATTAAGAGCGGGTCGTTTAGGCGGTGTCCGGAGATTAGGCAAAATTGGCCCAATTCCGTTATCAATTTTCGGGTGCATTCTTTTcttatctcttttatttattccgCATTTATTTAATAGTTTCTTTTCAATTGtagtatagtattcaatatatttgtcgggtttatttgtagtgttttataCGGTTCTTCTGGgtatatttttcttattcgtgtgtacgtactatttatgtatacacgGATCTGATTCCCTCTAGCCTTTCCTGGGAAATTTACTTCGAATCGTAATTCTGTCTAAAGAGATTGTTTTAACGATCTTTCTTGGGAATTACTGAATCGGTTTAAATCACTAATTGAATTTTTGAGTGGGAAATTACCCGATTTCCCCAACATCACAGCCCTGCTTAAGTTTAGAAATTTTTGCAACTCTTTCAAGATTTACTTATTTTGAATGGAGATTGTCCTAGTGCTGCATCTTCTTCTCGTCCACTCTGccaaagagagaaaatctgtTTAGCTACGATGACGGCATGCTTGTGAATGAATGGAGCTTCTTTTTCGATTTTGGAATTTCTTGTTAACAATTACTGCTGACTAGTCTGCCAAGCAAACAGAGTTCTCTAGTTGGTTTTGATGTGCTTTATACAGCATTGCACTTAACCTGTAAAGAGTCTATGGTTCTACTGATTTAGATAAAAGCATTTAATGCCAAAGATAAAGTAAAAACTTCGAAAAAAGACTACTGATTTCACAGTCAATATCATATACATGAGTTCAAGACTGGAAGCACACCCGGAAGGAACTACACTAATTAAACTGCACATTTACATTATGACCATAGCCTTTATTGCCAAAATCTGTTACTTGTGAATTCATTTGAAGCTTTCAAATTttactttttactttttctttgtaTGTATTAAGTTTTTAACTGAAAGTTGACAGGACAATAGCCTGTTAAAATATTTTGGTGCACACAATCACCAAAGATGTaggtaatatatatatatatacacgcgCGCGTGGGGGCATATATAAATGTCGTTGACATATGAAAGTTTCTTCATTGACAGCCCAATTGCTGTTCCTCAGTTTCTCATATGTTTTATTCAACACGAGTTTCAGTCCTAGTGCTGTGTAACATGAACCTTCATATTTCAGTTGCTTTAATTATGTTTAGCAATATGCTTGTTATGAGAGGATCTATGACTCGTATCACATGGAACATGCAATTAACTTGTTTCCCTAAGAATTTTTCTCTGTggatttcaatttcattttggtaaatttgtttTATGTTTCAATGCTAGTGTTGCCCTGTTTCATGACCATCTTGATTAAACactctatatatttttttgtggGTGATGGCCAAGGTTGTGTCCCAAAAGACCCTTGATGATGTTTCATTTGTACGTAATACGATTACAAGGAAGTCTTCTTTGGCGTCATCAGCATGGGATTGGTATAAAGAGAGAGTGGGCATTTGGGGCAGCAACTCATTTACAGCATCAGGTTTACTAGAGCAGATAAATACAACAAAAGATGCGAGTGATTTTCTATGGTACACAACAAGGTAACTAGTACACCAGGTATCTTGCTGGTTATGATGGTTTATGTGAGTTGGTTGGCCTAATACTGTTATTGGCTCGGTGATGTACATTTCTGGGATAATATTACAGAACTTCACCCTCCCCCGTCCTGCCCCATCTTGTTGTGTCTTTGTGGGAGACATTAGTGTCATAAACGCAAACATGAGTTTCTGGGTCATCGTAGAACTAGATTAGGTATTGATGGCTATAGTTTGTTTGTTAGAATGTCAAATCTTTCAAAGTTTCTTCTGGGtagtttttgttttgaattgaGTTTTCCTTTCGAAACCCAAAGCGAATTATCAAGTTTCACTGAGTTTAACTTCCAGAAGCAACTGCTTGCACTCCTAATATCATTACAATTGGGATGCAGGCTTACTAGTTTTTTCACAATTTCTTTCTGCGTCTTACGAGACATTTGTCTAATACCTTTTTCTCTTGTTGTCATCAGTGTAAATGTGGATGAGAAAATTGAACGAGATCACAAGAATGTAGTAGTCTTGAGTATTGCAAGTTTGGGGCATGCAGCACTCGTTTTCGTGAACAAGAGGCCAGTAGGTAACCACGCATTGCTCAGATTTCttgacttcaaaaattttgcagTACTCGGTTGTTCTGAAAGTTACATTATATACTTGTCTCCCAACATTGACGCTGGTATATATATCTTTGATTAAGATGACCAGAGCAAGTTTGCAATTCTAAGTGCTAATATTACTTGTAGATCAGAAGACTGTCTATCGTAGCAATTTGCTTTCTAAATACCCATGAAACATTAGTTCTGACATGTTGAGCCTTGCATCATCTTCCAATAAAATCACTCCTTTTCAAATATGGTATGACTAATTGGTAGCATACATGTTGACTAATTAAATGCATACATGTGACATTTGTAGTTGGTAATTTTTACTGACGTGACATCAAATATGTCCTAGTTTAGTTCAGGATCATCATACAGATTTCTACTGTAGGTATGGCATCCAAATGTTGGTTAGAAAGTGCATATCTGTGAATGCCTGTGTATCTGCaaacggtttttttttttttgtggtctTTTCTTGTAGGATTTGGTTATGGTAATCATGATGATGCCAGCTTTGtgcttaaaaagaaaattagtcTCAACCCTGGAAACAACACGTTGGATGTATTGAGCATGATTGTTGGTTTGCAGgtatgcaatttttcttttgtttttctttttctgtttagTTATGAAATTAAAGATTGCATTGTATCCTTGgctgcttttctttttgacaaacAGTAGAATTTTGATGTAAACATGATTTTGCAGGTAAGAGGAACAAATTTAATGTGTACATGTGCTGCATTGTCAACTTCTGGGTTGCTAGATTCTTTTATGTCCAAAGAATTAACTTATGATGCATGTTTTCTTGATAAGAAACATCACCTTGAAAAGTTGTTGGCCGCACCATTTGTCTTCCTAAACTTCATCTGGAAGAGGATTTTTAATGTTGATACAAAATGACAAGAATGGTACCTCTTGTGTAGTGATTTGATTTTGGGATGCTAGTTTTCTTTCTCCATTCATTGTAAAGTTGTTCCCCTTTTTCCTTGTAAACCATGTGGAAAGTAGAGGCAAATCTGGTGCTTTGCATGTTAAAATTGACTCACAAAAAGCTGTCTGAGGTCCATGGCATGGATTTTTGTCTTCTTTCATTGCATGATTGATGGTAGCCTGCATTAACCAACAAGTTCAGAATGTTACATAAAGTCTGGCACTTTCTGTCTTGTGCTTTTATATCGTCAAGCAATTCTCTGACACTAAAACAAATCACCAGAACTATGGACCATGGTTTGACATTCAAGGTGCAGGAGTTAATTCTGTTGTTCTCAGTGGTTTGAAGAATGCTAAGGAAAATCTTTCTTCAAAAAGATGGAACTATCAGGTTCTTACCTCTGCCCTCACGCAATATGTTTCAGCATCCAATGTTCTTATTCAATGTTTGTATTGATATTGTTGCACTCAGATAGATAATATGATTAACTTCTGTAAATATATTGATCATGTAactttatttcatttacttgttAACCAGAAAAACCATGGGCACTCTGTATGATTTCCCACTGCAATATATAATGTCCAATCCTATTAATGGATAATATATATGGGCAAACCATCTTAGGTTTTTGGTGCATTTACAACTTTAGATTCTAGTTCAGTTAAAAGTtatccaaaaaaataataaaatagagCATTAAGAAACAGGTTCTGTTCGTCAAAAGTAGCATGCCAGAGTGGGAAAGGCAAGGGCAGTCATGCCTCTATGTATAAGagatcaaaatcatatgaaatggTACTAGAAGTAATGCTGGTGAATGATTAAAACTTCGACTGAGTGACATTGGATGAATGTTGAATGTAACATTCTCACAAATGTAATAGTAGATTTTGAGAATTGGAGCTTTATTAACTCAGTAAATACTCTATGTACTATCCAACATTGCGTTTGGACTCGAAGAAACGACTGCCAAAATTTCTGTGACTCTGTCATTCTATATTCCCTTGCCAGAATTTACTAAGCTGTTGTTCATGGAAACTGTGAAAAGAGAGAGAACTTATCTTGGGTTTAATGAagcaaatttgaccaattatgGACTTGGCATGCTATTTTCAGGTGGGACTCGAAGGAGAATCCCTTGGATTATATAAAGTAAATCTTCAAAATAGTTCACTATGGAAAAAGGGAAATGCTTTACCGACCAATCAGAGCCTAATATGGTACAAGGTAAGTCATGTGGATGATGTTTTCTAGTCTATTGAGTTGAAAAAGAGATAGCAAACTTTAATGCGTGCATAGCTGTAATCTGACAGTAGATATAGCAGAAACATCAGCTGTCACGAGAAATCATTCCAGCTTAGTATAATTAGGTGAAATTGAATGAATATTCTGGCATGCGACAGGGGGTAAAATATGCTAGGTACCTCTGCAGCATGCTTAGTTTGCTTCTATTTCTCTCAGGCCACCTTTCTTGCTCCTGATGGAAAAGGTCCAGTATCCGTTGATCTCTCCAGCATGGGGAAGGGTCAAGCATGGGTAAATGGTCGGAGTATAGGGCGATACTGGCCTGCCTATCACTCTCCATCAACTGGCTGCACCGACAATTGTGACTACAGGGGAAGCTATAATGCGTGGAAATGCTTGAAGAAATGTGGTCAACCTACTCAAACATTGTAAGTTCGAATCACACATATGGCCTCTGAAATTGATTCACTCATGTTCTGTCAAATTTTATCCACTAATCTATGAACATTCCAGCAGTTGGCACTGTTTAAAACTGAACGCCAACATCTTTTCTGTTCTTCATTTGATTCTGTATAAAGGGACAAATTTCGGGACTAATTATGTAACACATAAATTATGTTAGGTACCATATACCACGCCATTGGTTACATGCAGGCGAGAATATACTCGTTCTCCACGAAGAGATAGGAGGTGACCCTTCAAAAATTTCTTTGGTCACACGGACTGGGCAAGAAATCTGTGCAAGTTTGTCAGAGGCTGACCTTCCACCTTCTGATACTTGGAACCCAAAAGTAGGATTTTCGTCTGAAGTCCCTCAAGTTCGGCTGACCTGCGACCAAGGTTGGCACATAGCTTCAATTCGCTTTGCCAGCTTTGGAACTCCAGAAGGAGATTGTGGAGCATACATGCAAGGGAGTTGTCATGCCAATGTGACTTCCATCTATCAACAGGTGAGAAAATTTTCTGTTTCCCATATTTGCCAGGGTTTTTACCAATGATAACAGCCTTCAAGTTATTCAGCAGCTTGGCAATTTAAAACCATTGCGTTTAGTCCTTATAAAGAGCCGATCTTGTCCCTCGCGAATGCAGCACAAGTATCATGCCCTTCTAAGTGAAAATACGCTAGCGTTGGTGATTATCATGTGATATTCTTACTCTGCATCTTTTGCCATTGTGATACCTGGCGAAGCTTTCGAATACTAATTGTTCTTTACTTCGAACTTGTTTCATCTGGGAGAATCTCCATTAATTTGCTTCAATGTTGTCTGTTAAGATAGTTTTTGACATGCTTCAATGTTGACACTGCAGGCTTGCGTGGGCAAACAGCAATGTTCAGTTCCTCTCTTTGCAGCTAACCTCAGAGACCCATGTCCTGGGGTGCTGAAAAGGGTGGCAGTTCAAGCTCTTTGCAGTGTTTGAGACACAAATCAATCCTTCTCATGATTACTAGACTCGACTCAGAACGGACGTTTGTCTTACAAGTTACCATTTCGCTATTTCTTGAGCTTGTCAAAAGCAAAAACTGTGAGGAAACCATTCCGGCTCATGTCCATATTACCCTGCCGGAAAATGGTCCCTGCCATTTCGGTTATACATAATTGCATTTGATCTACTTCAAATCTTTTTAGAGTCCTGAACTTAGAATTCGCTCCTAAGCAAGCACTTCAACAACGCGTCTAAAGGGAACACCACCATAATTTGAACTTTACTACATCCATGTCTTGCCTAGACCTAGAACAGTGAAGTCCAGACATAGCCAGAGGAATGAATCTCCATAAATGAGAAATTGGGGTCACTGCGTTTTGACTCATTAACATGTAGAAGTTCTCCACCTAGCAAGCATTGAGGCCAAAAATGCAGCAA contains:
- the LOC113760787 gene encoding beta-galactosidase 6-like, which codes for MGRMNMRTIITLLVILVVEGCYWERGVSTTVTYDHKALVIDGKRRILQSGSIHYPRATPDMWPGIISKAKEGGLDVIESYVFWNYHEPVRGQYYFEGRFDLVRFVKTVHEAGLYVHLRIGPYACAEWNYGGFPVWLHFIPGIKFRTSNELFKREMKRFLKKVVNLMKDENLFASQGGPIILAQVENEYGNVEDAYGVGGKLYVKWAAETAVSLNTTVPWVMCAQKDAPDPIINTCNGFYCDGFTPNSPSKPAMWTENYPGWFLAFGYPIPYRPVEDIAFAVARFFEKGGTFQNYYMYFGGTNFGRTAGGPLIATSYDYDAPLDEYGFIRQPKWGHLRDLHIAIKHCEDYLVEADPSRVSLGMNLEAHVYYKTSNDCAAFLANYDSKGDANVTFKGNSYFLPAWSVSILPDCKNVVFNTAKVVSQKTLDDVSFVRNTITRKSSLASSAWDWYKERVGIWGSNSFTASGLLEQINTTKDASDFLWYTTSVNVDEKIERDHKNVVVLSIASLGHAALVFVNKRPVGFGYGNHDDASFVLKKKISLNPGNNTLDVLSMIVGLQNYGPWFDIQGAGVNSVVLSGLKNAKENLSSKRWNYQVGLEGESLGLYKVNLQNSSLWKKGNALPTNQSLIWYKATFLAPDGKGPVSVDLSSMGKGQAWVNGRSIGRYWPAYHSPSTGCTDNCDYRGSYNAWKCLKKCGQPTQTLYHIPRHWLHAGENILVLHEEIGGDPSKISLVTRTGQEICASLSEADLPPSDTWNPKVGFSSEVPQVRLTCDQGWHIASIRFASFGTPEGDCGAYMQGSCHANVTSIYQQACVGKQQCSVPLFAANLRDPCPGVLKRVAVQALCSV